From the Actinopolymorpha singaporensis genome, the window CCTCGGCCTGTCGCAGATCGCCGCGCAGCAACGCGATCCGGGCCAGGAGGGCGTACGCCTGGACGCGATAGCCGTACTCCTGCAGGTCCTCGGCCAGTCGCACGATCGTGCGCGCGCCGGCTTCCGCGTCCTCCATCCGCCCGGCGGCCAGGTCGATCGCGGCCTCCCACCAGCCGAACGCCGGTACTTCCCACGTCCCGCCGTGTTCCTCGGCCTCCTGCCGGGACCGGGTGAGTCCGTCCCGCGCCTCGTCGTAGCGATCGAGCAGGGCCAGCGCGAGCAGCTCGGCCGCCTGAGGCGGCCCGCCGTGGACCGCGCGTACCTGCTGGAAGCAGTCCAGAGCGTCGCCGTACCGGCCGTCGGTGGCCGCGGCGTGCCCGAGGGCACGGAGGGCGGTCGTACGGGCGTTGCCGTCTCCGACCTCGTCGGCGTCGGCGAGGGCCGCGTGGGCGGTGTTCACCGCCGCGTCGGGGTCGTCGGACCGGGACATCGCCAGCGCCCGCTGCGCCAGCAGCAGAGCCCGTACCTGCGGGGAGATCCCGTCCAGCTCCAGCGCCTGGGTGACCCGGGCGAGGAGTCGGTCGTCCAGACCGAGATCCCACAGCGGACGGGCGAGCCGGGAATGGATGCGCGCGGCGGTCTCTGCGTCCGGGGACGTGCGCAGCAGTTCGTCCGCGGTGAAGATGGCGTCCTGCACCCGTCGCGCGCGTACGAAGATGTCAACCACCTCTTGCCCCACCTCCAGCCGGAGGGGATCGCGCCGGGGCAACAGGTTGTAGGCATGGGTGATCAGGCTGACAGCGGTGGCCGGCGACTGCGGCGCGACCTCGGCGGCGGCGCGGCGCAGGACGTCCGCCGCCTCCCGGTCTCCGGCCGGCGCACCCGCCATGAGGTGGTGCGCGGCGTCGACGGCGGTGCGGCCGGTGGCGAGCAGGTGTTCGGCCGCCGCGCGGTGCAGCACCCGCCGCGCCGTCGGGGTCAGGTCCTCGTACGCCGCCTCCCGGATCAGGTCGTGCCGGAATGCCACGTGCAGTCCGGTGTCGACGAGCATGCCTTCGGCGAGCGCGCCATGCAGGCTGGGCAGGAGATCGGACACGCGCACGCGCCGCAGTGCGGCCGCGTCGTCGATGGAGAACGTGCCGCCCAGGACCGATCCGGCCTGGAGCAGGCTCCACACGTCCTTGTGCGGTCCGGAAAGTCGCCTGCGCAACGCTGTGCGCAGTTTGGTGGGTACGCCGGGACCGGACGCGGTGACGTCGCCGCCCTCGACCATCTCCTCGCTCAGCACACCGTCCAGCAACTCGGTCACCAGGAACGGGTTTCCGGCCGTACCCTCGAGCAGGCGCGTCAGCCGTGGACCCGGCTCGGTGCCCAGCCGGTCGGCCGCCAGTTCCCTCATCGCGGTCGGGCTCAACGGTTGCAGGGTGATCTGATGGACTGGCATGTCGCGCGGGATCACCTGGGAGAGTTCGGTGCTCGTCGCCGGAGTGTCCCGGGCGGTGAGCAACCAGACGATGGGCGACGCCGCCAGCCGGGGAGGCAGCAGCCTCAGCGCGAACAAGGTCAGCGGGTCCGCCCACTGCACGTCGTCGATCGCGATGAGGATCGGCGTGCGCTGGGAGCGTTCCTCCAGCGGCGCCGCGATCCGGTCCACCAGCCACAGTTGCTGGTCCAGCAGCGGCCCCACCGCGGCCCGGTCTCCCTCGGACAGCAGCGGTGGGTGACCGCCCCGAAGTGCCAGCAGCAGCGGAGCCATCGGCGAGATGCGGTCGAGTTCCTCGGCCTTGCCGACACAGGCGGTGAAACCGTTGCGTTCGGCCTGTGCGCGCACGCTCTCCAGCAAGGCGGTCTTGCCCAGGCCGGCCTCGCCGCTGACCACCAGCACGGTCGACCGGCCGGTCGAGGCCGTCTCCTCGAGCACACGCAGCGCCTTCTCCACCTCGGCCGAGCGGCCCCGAAGGAGCGTCTGCGTCACGGTCGACTCCTTCTGCTGATCTCGTGCTCGCGGTGGGCTGTGACTCTCAGCGTCGCACGCTCGCCGCTGCCCCGCGATCGGGCCGGCCACCCTCTTCTTGTTTGCGCCGGTTCGTCAGCGTTTCGGCGGCAGGTGCTTGGCGTACCTGCGGCACGGGACGGGGATGGGGCCGTGCTCACCGGCCGCGGCGTAGTCGAAGGGGCCGTCGTCGCACCAGCCGTGGCGTTCGTAGAAGCGACGCGCCCGGGCGTTTCCCGGAACGACGGCGAGCCAGGCCTGTGTATGACCGGCGTCGCGGATCTGTCGTTCGGCCTCGTCGAGGAGCAGACCGGCCACCCCGCTTCCCCGATGGTGACCGGCGACGTACATCTGTTCCACTTCGTCCGCCGCCACCATGACGAAGCCCGCGACCTCGCGCGAGGTCACGGCGACCGTCGCGTCGCCCACGCGCTGCGCAGCTCTGGTGCGGAACGACTCGGGGTCCCGGGCCGAGACCAGGGCCTCGGGCACCCGGCCGTCGTGGCCGTCGTGCCAGCCGGCGTTCCAGATCTCGGCGATGGCGGGCGCGTCCTCGGCCTGTGCTCGGCGCAGGTGAAAGCTCGGGTTGACAGTCACGAGACGTCCGCCTTCGTCAGTTGGTCGGCTGGCTCCAACGGGTAGTCCAACCCGGGGTGACCGCGGAGCCTGGGCGGCGCTCACACCTCGACTGTAGGGGCCACGTCGAACGGGTTGTTGCGTACTGCCTCGTCGGCGAAGTGACATGCGACGCGATGGCCGGGCGCGACCTGATCCAGCGGAGGTTCCTCGGTACGGCAGCGTTCCCGGGCCATCGGACACCGGGTGTTGAAGCGGCAACCGGGGGGAGGAGCGAGCGAGCTCGGAACCTCACCAGCCACCACGGTGTCCCCGTGCTTCCGACTGAGCGTCGGGTCAGGGACGGGGACGGCGGAGAAGAGACCCTGCGTGTAGGGGTGGTGCGGTCGCGCGTACAACGAATCGCGCTCGGCGATCTCCACGATCTTCCCGAGATACATCACTGCCACCAGGTCGCTCATCTGCCCGACGACCGCGAGGTCGTGAGCGATGAACAGGTAGGACAGACCCAGCCGGTCCTGCAGATCGGTCAGGAGCTGGAGGATCTGCGCCTGGATCGACACGTCGAGGGCGGACACGGGCTCGTCCAGGACGAGGAAGGAAGGCTCGGCCGCCAGCGCCCGCGCGATCCCGATCCGTTGGCACTGTCCGCCACTGAACTCGTGCGGAAAACGGGAGACAGCGTCTGTAGGAAGGCCCACCAGGTCGAGCAGCTCCTCCACCCGCTCGCGTTGTCGTTGCTTGGGAACCAGGTGGTGTACGAGGAGGGGTTCACGAAGGAGCTGGCCCACCGTGTGCCGGGGGTTGAGGGAGCCGACGGGATCCT encodes:
- a CDS encoding helix-turn-helix transcriptional regulator, producing the protein MTQTLLRGRSAEVEKALRVLEETASTGRSTVLVVSGEAGLGKTALLESVRAQAERNGFTACVGKAEELDRISPMAPLLLALRGGHPPLLSEGDRAAVGPLLDQQLWLVDRIAAPLEERSQRTPILIAIDDVQWADPLTLFALRLLPPRLAASPIVWLLTARDTPATSTELSQVIPRDMPVHQITLQPLSPTAMRELAADRLGTEPGPRLTRLLEGTAGNPFLVTELLDGVLSEEMVEGGDVTASGPGVPTKLRTALRRRLSGPHKDVWSLLQAGSVLGGTFSIDDAAALRRVRVSDLLPSLHGALAEGMLVDTGLHVAFRHDLIREAAYEDLTPTARRVLHRAAAEHLLATGRTAVDAAHHLMAGAPAGDREAADVLRRAAAEVAPQSPATAVSLITHAYNLLPRRDPLRLEVGQEVVDIFVRARRVQDAIFTADELLRTSPDAETAARIHSRLARPLWDLGLDDRLLARVTQALELDGISPQVRALLLAQRALAMSRSDDPDAAVNTAHAALADADEVGDGNARTTALRALGHAAATDGRYGDALDCFQQVRAVHGGPPQAAELLALALLDRYDEARDGLTRSRQEAEEHGGTWEVPAFGWWEAAIDLAAGRMEDAEAGARTIVRLAEDLQEYGYRVQAYALLARIALLRGDLRQAEEYMTQATRWTRSEVRLASAQATLAHVLWLDAGGDAEGAARLLGAAADSPAALARHTGAGYADLPEVVRIALRGKDTELARRAALLAQQYADRNPGVATATGGALHARALVDDDVDLLGEAVGVLRASPRLLSRASAAEDHGRALVAHGRRDQGVAELDRAWDAYVALGATGEARRVQRHLQSTGARRRRWMATSRRPSTGWDALTDTERRVASLVAEGRTNRDVAQTLSLSPNTIGTHLRSIFGKLGVNSRVQLTREVLSRG
- a CDS encoding GNAT family N-acetyltransferase codes for the protein MTVNPSFHLRRAQAEDAPAIAEIWNAGWHDGHDGRVPEALVSARDPESFRTRAAQRVGDATVAVTSREVAGFVMVAADEVEQMYVAGHHRGSGVAGLLLDEAERQIRDAGHTQAWLAVVPGNARARRFYERHGWCDDGPFDYAAAGEHGPIPVPCRRYAKHLPPKR
- a CDS encoding ABC transporter ATP-binding protein — protein: MTAARTPLLEVKGLVVHYQVRGAGAVIRRRETVHAVDGVDLSLDTHQTLGLVGESGCGKSTTGRSVLLLERPTAGLIRFEGRDLTALSRRELNGLRRRMQIVFQDPVGSLNPRHTVGQLLREPLLVHHLVPKQRQRERVEELLDLVGLPTDAVSRFPHEFSGGQCQRIGIARALAAEPSFLVLDEPVSALDVSIQAQILQLLTDLQDRLGLSYLFIAHDLAVVGQMSDLVAVMYLGKIVEIAERDSLYARPHHPYTQGLFSAVPVPDPTLSRKHGDTVVAGEVPSSLAPPPGCRFNTRCPMARERCRTEEPPLDQVAPGHRVACHFADEAVRNNPFDVAPTVEV